The Synechococcus sp. MU1643 genome includes the window GCACTGCCAATCCAGCGTTCTCGAGCAGCGGGCGAACGCTGGCCAACGCCTCCATGCTCGCCAGGGGGATCACCACAACACCTCCAGACCGCAGTCGCGTCAGCACCTCCTGCAGCAAGCATTCCCGTTGGGCGCCCCCGCCCCCGAGCAGAACCCGGTCGGGCTGGCTGAGCTGGCTCGGGAGCCCGCCGTTCAGCACCGTGGTGGCGTCGGCCTCCAGCACCGCCGCAGGGCTGACGCCGAGCCGTTGTGCATTGCGTTGGATCAGTTGCGCGCCACCGGCGCGGCGTTCCACCGCCAGCAGTTGCAGGCCAGGCCGCAGGCGCAGCGATTCCAGACCGACGCTGCCGGTGCCGGCCCCCAGATCCCAGAGCACGCCCTGCGGTGGTAAGGCGAGTTCGGCCAGGAGTTGGATGCGCACTTCCCGCTTGGTCATCAGTCCAGGGTGATCGCTGTGCTGCAGGTAGAGCCCGTCATCGAGCCCGAACAACGGCAGCTGATGCGGATCCGGTGCTGCGGGTTCGCGGGCGATCAGCAGTGCAATCAGCAGCGGCTGCAGATCTGTTGGTAGCGCGGTGCCGGGGTTGATCAGTTGCACCCGCTCTTCGGGGTGCCCGAGGTTTTCGCAGAGCCACAGGTCCGTGCTGGCCTCCAGCCCGCTGCTGCGCAACATCTGCTGTACGGCGCCGGCGCCCCCCTGGTTCGGGTCCGTCAGCACCGCCATGGCCGTCGGTCTCTTCTGCAGGGTGCTGGCCAGGATTTCGGGGTCCCGTCCGTGCAGGCTCACCCAGTCGGCGTCCTGCCAGGGGCGCCCGATGCGGGCGAAGGCCAGCTGCAGCGATGTGGGGGCCGGATGAAACCGCAGCCGCTCTGCCCCTATGCGGTCGCAAAGGATGCGCCCCAGGCCGAACCAGAGCGGATCGCCGCTGGCCAGCACCACTACAGCTTGATCAACAGCTCTTGATTGGAGACTGTCCACCAGAGCCCGCGGGTCATCGCTGCTGATCAGCTCCGGTTTGGCATCCCCCAGCCAGTCCCGAAGGGCAGCTTGCAACCGCTGCGGTGCTGCAATCAGGGTGGCCGCCCGCAGCAACGTCTGCTGTGGAGCAGGCAACGAGGCGGGCGCCCCGGCGTCGGTGCCGATCACATCGATCATCCCTTCATTCTGGTGTCAGGGTTTGTGAGGCCATGGCAGGGGGTGATCTGCTGGTGGATCGCTTGGTGGCAGGGGGCTTCCTGCGCCCTGCGGTGCTACTTCGAGGCTTGCAGCTCCGTCGGTCGGCCCATCGCCAGCTGCTTGAGGCCTTTGAGACGTCTCGTTACCGGATTCCTGCGGGGCAATTGTTTGAGGTGTCCTATGAGGCATTGATCCGCCAACCCCTTGCTGCGGTGAAACGGATCTATGACGAACTCGGGCTCAGCAGCTGGCCGCTGGCGCAAGCCCCGCTGCAGGCTCGGATTGCCCAGGCTTGCAGCTATACCGCTGATCCGGTGACGCTGCCCTTGGCGGCGGAACAGCTTCTGAACGACCTGATGGAGGAGGCATGACCCCAACCCACGATCGTCGCAAACGCTTACACGAGCTTGTGATTGCCTTGATTGCCCAGAAGGATGATCTGCCCCTGCTCGATCCCGATCAGCCCGACCTGGAGGGGACAGCCCCCGGCCGTTGGCTGGATCAGAACCGCCGCAGCCTGCATCGCTATCAAGCCCTGGTCCGCACCGCGGTCACCTTGGATGCCCTGCTGGATGCCGAAGACAATCCCTCACCACTGTCTGCAGGCTGATCGCAACGGCTGGCTGATCGCTTCAAACCTGGCAATCTGAGGCGACTCTCGGCCCCTGCATGGCTTCGTTCGGTTGGTCCGCTCTGAACTCCCTGCTTGGTCGCGGCAAGCAAGCCGAGCGCTGGCAGCCACCGGAGGCCTCCTGGAGCCGACCCTTCGGCCTGGGCTGGGACACGCCCTACACGGTTCGCTATGCCAGCAACCTCGACGACGGCCCCAACCACGGCATGCCGCTGGGGGGCTTTGGAGCTGGCTGCTTCGGGCGGGCGCCCGACGGCAACATCAACCTCTGGCACCTCGATGGCGGCGAGCACTGGTTTGGGGTGCTTCCCGATTGCCAGTTCGCTCTGTTTGAAGGGAATGGCCGCGGCAAGCGTGCCCACGCCCTGGCGGTTCAGCCGGATAAGGATGCCTCGCGGCCGGAGGCTGGCCAGCCGCTGATGGCCTGGGAGTGGTATCCGGCCAGCACGCCGGACCGCAGCACCGGCACCTATGCCGCCCGCTACCCCTTCAGTTGGACCAGCTACGAGGGCGTTTATGACGCTGAGGTGCGTTGTGAGGCCTTCAGCCCGATCCTGCCGGGTGATTACCAGCGCACCAGCTACCCGGTGGCGGTGTTCATCTGGAAGCTGCGCAATCCCACGGATCAGCCTCTTGATTTGTCGTTGCTGTTGAGTTGGCGTAACACCACCGGCTGGTTCACCAACACCGATGCCTCGGCGGAGGTTCACTTCCGCGATGACGGCAGCCCCGAGCACAACTATGCCCCGGCCATCGGCAGCACCGCCGGCCAGCGCAACCGTTGCATTGACGATGGCTCCCTCAAGGGAGTGGTGCTGGAGGGCAACGTCTCAAACCCCGTTGCCGAAGGTGAGGGCCAGTGGTGCATTGCCACGGTCGATCAGCCCGGTGTAACGATCCAGTGCTGCAGCCGCTGGAATCCCAGCGGTGATGGACGTGAGCTCTGGGACAGCTTCAGCGCCAATGGCACTATTCCTGAAAGCAACAACGACCGACGCAGTGGATCCGATGATCCCCTCAGTGCTGCACTTGCGGTACAGTGTCAGCTGGCCCCTAGGCAGAGCATTGAGATCCCGCTGGTGATCAGCTGGGATCTGCCTGTGACGGCCTTTGCCACCGGCAGCCAGGCTCTGCGCCGCTACACCGACTTCTTCGCTGCAGATGCCAACCAGGCGGTTGCCATTGCCGCTGAAGCGTTGCGTGACTGGCGCAGTTGGCGCCAGCAGATCGAGACCTGGCAGCAGCCGGTGCTGCAACGCCAAGACCTGCCGGAACCGCTGCGGATGGCTCTGTTCAATGAGCTTTACGACCTCTGCAGTGGTGGCAGCCTCTGGAGTGCGGCATCACCTGATGATCCCTACGGCCGCTTCGGCGTTCTCGAGTGCCTCGACTATGCCTGGTACGAAAGTCTCGATGTTCGTCTGTACGGATCCCTGGCCCTGCTGCAGCTCTGGCCGGAACTCGACAAGGCTGTGCTGCGCAGCTTTGCCCGGGCGATTCCGGCGTCGGATGCCACCCAGCGCCCGATCGGCTGGTATTTCACCCAGGGCAAGGGCCGGGTGGAGGCGGACCGCAAGGTGAAAGGAGCCACCCCCCATGACCTGGGGGCTCCCAACGAGATCCCCTGGGATGCGACCAACTACACCGCCTATCAGGATTGCAACCTCTGGAAGGACCTCGGCAGTGATTTTGTGCTGCAGGTGTGGCGTAGCTTCAAGCTCGCCCCCAGTGGTGAAGACATCCGCTTCCTCGCTGATTGCTGGCCGGCGGCCGTGGAGGCGCTGCGCTACCTCAAGACCTTCGACGTGAACAACGATGGCCTGCCCGACAATGGCGGTGCTCCGGATCAGACCTTCGACGACTGGCCCCTCAAAGGGGTGAGTGCCTACTGCGGTGCCCTCTGGATTGCTGCTCTCGAGGCAGCCCTGGCCATTGCCCAGACGCTTCAGCTCAGCACCGGGCTGGACACCTCCGCTGAGCAAAGGGAATTCAGCGGTTGGCTGGAACAATCCCGGGGCAATTTCGACAAGCTGCTCTGGAACGGCGAGTACTACGACATTGATGCCGAGAGCGGCACGCCTGTGGTGATGGCCGATCAGCTCTGCGGTGATTTCTACGCACGGCTGTTGGGTCTGCCGCCGGTGGTGAGTGACAACAACAGCCGCAGCACCTTGAAGGCGGTGAAGGAGGCCTGCTTCGAGGCTTTCGATGGCGGATCCCTCGGAGTGGCCAACGGCTTGCGCCGTGATGGCACTCCTTTGGATCCCAATGGCACTCACCCGCTCGAGGTGTGGACGGGGATCAACTTCGGGATCGCCAGCTACTACCGCCTGATGGGGGACAAGCAGACGGCGCAAGCGATCTGCTCAGCTGTTGTTGAGCAGGTGTATTCCGGTGGTCTGCAGTTCCGCACCCCTGAGGCGATCACCGCGGTGAACACCTTCCGGGCCTGCCACTACCTCAGGGCCATGGCCATCTGGGGGTTCTGGGCCACGGAGACCGATTGGACGCTCATCCCCGGAGCGGATGCTCGTTGAAGTGTTGCGTTGGGGAATTCACCGAACTGCCGGTAATCCCTGGCGAAGTGATTGCGGCTTTGGAAGCCGTAATGGCAGGCAATTTCTTGCACCTTGCTGAGCCCAGGTGCCGAATGAAAAGCAACCTCCATGGGCTGATTGTTGGCGGAAATCGCCTCAAAGCAAGGATTGTTGTGAGAATTCGCTGAGTCACCTCCTGCCCATGCGCCGTTTGCTCTGCTGTTTGTTGGCCGCTCTGGGGCTGCTGCTTCTCACGCCGGGTCTGGCCTGGGCTCAGGTTCATCAGCACGAGAACGAGGCCGGTGTTGCAATGGTCCGTTCGCTGGAGAGCCTCCGGGACCTCGATTACGACAGCTGGCAGGCGGTGGCCTACCGCGAGGGCCCTGCAGGCCAGCCGGTGGTGCTGCGCGTGGTGGGCTATCCCGGAAAACTGAGGCTCGATCATCCGGTGAGCCTCCAGGTGTTGGCGGGTCGGCGCGAATGGCAGCTGGACGACATCACCCTGGCCAATCCGGTGCTGGCCACCGATGGCCGTGACGCAGCGGCTGAATTTGCCCTCGATCCTTTGCTGGATGATCTCAGCAACAACCGACCGCTGCGTTTGGCGTTGCCGGGTGTCTTCACCGAGTTGCCGATCCCTCCCTACGTCGTCGGTGAATGGCGGTCCCTGCAGGAAATGCCCCTCAGCTGATGTGGGAGCTCTGGATGCGGCGGGCCCTAGCCCTGGCCGCCCTTGCTGAAGGTCACACCAGCCCCAACCCTCTAGTGGGGGCCGTGGTTCTTGATCGCCAAGGCCGACTGGTGGGCGAAGGCTTTCATGCGCGGGCCGGAGATGCCCATGCTGAGGTAGGTGCCTTGCGGCAGGCCGGGGATGCGGCCCGGGGCGGAACCCTTGTAGTCACCCTTGAACCCTGCTGCCACCACGGCCGCACGCCCCCCTGCAGTGAGGCGGTGCTGCGCGCGGGCATTGGCCGCGTTGTGATCGCCCTGGAGGATCCCGATCCCCGGGTGGATGGGGGCGGCATCCGTCAGCTGAGGGAGGCGGGGCTGGAGGTGATCAGTGGTGTACTGCGCGAGGAGGCCCGCCAGCAGAACCGGGCTTTTCTGCATCGCGTTCGCACCGGCCGCCCGTTCGGGGTTCTGAAGTGGGCCATGAGCCTGGATGGCCGCACCGCTTTGCCCAATGGCGTCAGCCAATGGATCAGCGGTCCATCCGCCCGCGATTGGGTGCATCGGCTGCGCAGCGGCATGGATGCCGTGGTGGTTGGGGGGGGCACGGTTCGCGGCGATGATCCGCTGCTCACCAGCAGGGGCCGGCGTTCACCGGAACCGCTGCGGGTGGTGCTGAGCCGCAGTTTGGATCTGCCGAATCAGGCCCAGCTCTGGGATACCGCGTTGGCGCCGACCCTCGTGGCCCACGGCCCCGATGCCGACCTCCGGCGTTTGCCATCCGGTCCTGAGGAACTG containing:
- the ribD gene encoding bifunctional diaminohydroxyphosphoribosylaminopyrimidine deaminase/5-amino-6-(5-phosphoribosylamino)uracil reductase RibD; translated protein: MWELWMRRALALAALAEGHTSPNPLVGAVVLDRQGRLVGEGFHARAGDAHAEVGALRQAGDAARGGTLVVTLEPCCHHGRTPPCSEAVLRAGIGRVVIALEDPDPRVDGGGIRQLREAGLEVISGVLREEARQQNRAFLHRVRTGRPFGVLKWAMSLDGRTALPNGVSQWISGPSARDWVHRLRSGMDAVVVGGGTVRGDDPLLTSRGRRSPEPLRVVLSRSLDLPNQAQLWDTALAPTLVAHGPDADLRRLPSGPEELRLSVCEPQQLMEALAERGCNQVLWECGPELAAAAIRQGCVQEIAAVVAPKLMGGMAARTPLGDLNFSAMDQVLQGQWHQSEPMGNDWLLRWRSGN
- a CDS encoding GH116 family glycosyl hydrolase, which produces MASFGWSALNSLLGRGKQAERWQPPEASWSRPFGLGWDTPYTVRYASNLDDGPNHGMPLGGFGAGCFGRAPDGNINLWHLDGGEHWFGVLPDCQFALFEGNGRGKRAHALAVQPDKDASRPEAGQPLMAWEWYPASTPDRSTGTYAARYPFSWTSYEGVYDAEVRCEAFSPILPGDYQRTSYPVAVFIWKLRNPTDQPLDLSLLLSWRNTTGWFTNTDASAEVHFRDDGSPEHNYAPAIGSTAGQRNRCIDDGSLKGVVLEGNVSNPVAEGEGQWCIATVDQPGVTIQCCSRWNPSGDGRELWDSFSANGTIPESNNDRRSGSDDPLSAALAVQCQLAPRQSIEIPLVISWDLPVTAFATGSQALRRYTDFFAADANQAVAIAAEALRDWRSWRQQIETWQQPVLQRQDLPEPLRMALFNELYDLCSGGSLWSAASPDDPYGRFGVLECLDYAWYESLDVRLYGSLALLQLWPELDKAVLRSFARAIPASDATQRPIGWYFTQGKGRVEADRKVKGATPHDLGAPNEIPWDATNYTAYQDCNLWKDLGSDFVLQVWRSFKLAPSGEDIRFLADCWPAAVEALRYLKTFDVNNDGLPDNGGAPDQTFDDWPLKGVSAYCGALWIAALEAALAIAQTLQLSTGLDTSAEQREFSGWLEQSRGNFDKLLWNGEYYDIDAESGTPVVMADQLCGDFYARLLGLPPVVSDNNSRSTLKAVKEACFEAFDGGSLGVANGLRRDGTPLDPNGTHPLEVWTGINFGIASYYRLMGDKQTAQAICSAVVEQVYSGGLQFRTPEAITAVNTFRACHYLRAMAIWGFWATETDWTLIPGADAR
- a CDS encoding sulfotransferase — encoded protein: MAGGDLLVDRLVAGGFLRPAVLLRGLQLRRSAHRQLLEAFETSRYRIPAGQLFEVSYEALIRQPLAAVKRIYDELGLSSWPLAQAPLQARIAQACSYTADPVTLPLAAEQLLNDLMEEA
- the cbiE gene encoding precorrin-6y C5,15-methyltransferase (decarboxylating) subunit CbiE, which codes for MIDVIGTDAGAPASLPAPQQTLLRAATLIAAPQRLQAALRDWLGDAKPELISSDDPRALVDSLQSRAVDQAVVVLASGDPLWFGLGRILCDRIGAERLRFHPAPTSLQLAFARIGRPWQDADWVSLHGRDPEILASTLQKRPTAMAVLTDPNQGGAGAVQQMLRSSGLEASTDLWLCENLGHPEERVQLINPGTALPTDLQPLLIALLIAREPAAPDPHQLPLFGLDDGLYLQHSDHPGLMTKREVRIQLLAELALPPQGVLWDLGAGTGSVGLESLRLRPGLQLLAVERRAGGAQLIQRNAQRLGVSPAAVLEADATTVLNGGLPSQLSQPDRVLLGGGGAQRECLLQEVLTRLRSGGVVVIPLASMEALASVRPLLENAGLAVRVQQLQAWRGQPLGDGTRLAPMNPTLIVTGTKPA
- a CDS encoding DUF3122 domain-containing protein; translated protein: MRRLLCCLLAALGLLLLTPGLAWAQVHQHENEAGVAMVRSLESLRDLDYDSWQAVAYREGPAGQPVVLRVVGYPGKLRLDHPVSLQVLAGRREWQLDDITLANPVLATDGRDAAAEFALDPLLDDLSNNRPLRLALPGVFTELPIPPYVVGEWRSLQEMPLS